Within Vicia villosa cultivar HV-30 ecotype Madison, WI linkage group LG1, Vvil1.0, whole genome shotgun sequence, the genomic segment atatatatatatatatatatatatatatatatatatatatatatatacacacatggATCGCTAGTGAGATCTAATAACAATACATATCAAAATCATGATACAAAATTATATACAACCAATACTGATTGCCTATCAGAGCTTACTCCAACACTACAACCTTCACTGATTCctctctttttatattttttgaaggAACTAGTTTAGATGTTGCTCCTTTAAAATCAGTATTTGTAGTTTGAAATTGCTATTCTATAGATGAGTTGTTGAGTAAAACATGTTCGATTTCTGAATTGAAGTCTGAagctttataatttaaaatttgcaGCTTCTGATTAAGAAAATGACAACGATGTTGGAGGTATTCGCAATCCAGTAAACATAAAGGAAAATACGGATTCTCCCAATTCCAAACCATATAAGTTTCAGAAAAAGTTTAACTTAGGTATGTGTTTTGACGCTGTCAACAACAATACTGCCTTGAGAGACGTGAGAGGGAAAATGGTCGTGAATAAGAAGATTATAGATAATGAAAAACACCAATTTGAATGAGAAATAGGAGATTGAGACCATAAAAAATTACACGCATGGGTGCCACATCTTTCGAGAAGTTGTCGtaaaactctttttctttacATTAAGCATTTCTTTTAaagtattattaaatttaaaaatatgacAGTGGTTGATGTCTCAATTTGATAAATTTAGGAATTTGtcatcatatattttttattttttattttttctagaaataaatttcataaagAATTTAACTTTGGTAGGTATTTTGACAACGTCAGCAACAATACTGCCATGAGAGATAGGGGAGATAAAGCGGTCGCAAACAAGAAGATTATCGATGATGGAAAACCCCAATTTAAATGAGAAATAGGACATTGAGACCATAAAAAAAGAGAAATGATATTTTTACACCATTTCTTACACTACACCGTATTTCATTGTTCATCTATATGGTGAACagtgaaatattataataataaaatataatttttaataaaactagtagaagacccgtgcgtccgcacgggtaaatttatatCTTAATGTGTATCATATTGTACAAACGTAAACAAAAGTCTTAAAAATTCATAATGTAGCATATTGTATAAAATAGAAATAGAGTTGAGACCAATATACCGTTGATTTGTTTTACATGGTTATATATAAAATTACCAAAAGGAAAATAGAACTGAAATGACAAATAATTGTCTTCAAAATTAGTTCACAAAAAATATAGTCCGAAATTCACCTTGTCTTATGAAAAGTATAGAAAAACAATAATAAGAATATATTTAATATCTACAAAGTTGCATAGAGTGTTAATATGTTTAAAGAAAGTCTCAGATGaaaattagaaattaaattattGGACATGAGCATATACCTTAGGAATATAGTTAGCAATTTTGAAGTGAAACATCATCTTAGGTAGTCACCTTTAAATGTAGGACCTTTCTTCCCTTGTATAATAAAAATCATGCAAGTCCATATTAAAAATGAGTACTATATATGAAAGTAAAAAAAGTAAAAACGATATAATGGGGAATGATAATACCTATACAACATTGTGGAAAACCTATTTGAAAACCACATTTGTTGTTACTTGCAATGGCAATTTGTCTTTATcatgaattaaaattttcaagCCTCCTTTGCTTTTGACTCTTGACATTGCAACATAAAGTTGTTCATGGCTGAAGACGTCTTTTGGCAAATATAAACCCACATAGTCTAATGATTGACCTTGAGATTTATTCATTGTCATTTCAAATGAAACAATGATGGGGAATTGTCTTCTAATAAGTTTGAATGGCCAAGGGGATTGCGAAGGAGACAAAGACATTCTAGGTATGTAAATAGTGTTTCCTACATGTGTACCTGAAATAATCTTAGCCTCAATCACATGATTTGCTAGCCTTGTTACCGTCAATCTTGTACCATTGCAAAGTCCTTCTAATTGATCCAAATTCCTTATCAACATAATGGTTGTGTCAATCTTCAGTTTTAAGCAATGATTAGGCAAACCAGACGTTTTCAAACAGCTTAAAAATTCTTGAGTCAAATGCTCAAAAGCCTCATTCTCATTTGCTTCT encodes:
- the LOC131624180 gene encoding uncharacterized protein LOC131624180 — its product is MANKCCFEALDKCLKDIMGNAEKPCEQIFGGKIVVFGGDFRQILLVVPRGTRSDIVHSTINASYILGTLQDVGDGKISKPNDGYAEITIPPKFLLKDFVDPIEKIVTSTYPNLLENFTNPEFLQSRAILASTIEIVDEINDYITNLLPGDEKEFLSSDTIDRSEANENEAFEHLTQEFLSCLKTSGLPNHCLKLKIDTTIMLIRNLDQLEGLCNGTRLTVTRLANHVIEAKIISGTHVGNTIYIPRMSLSPSQSPWPFKLIRRQFPIIVSFEMTMNKSQGQSLDYVGLYLPKDVFSHEQLYVAMSRVKSKGGLKILIHDKDKLPLQVTTNVVFK